TCGCAAACGCCACACAAAAAATTTCAATGGGGGATACGGATATCAGTTTGGAAATCCGCGAAACCGGAGAAATCGGGGCGTTGATCGATTCATTCAATCAGATGGTTCAGGATCTCAAATCCAAAAACGCAGAGCTGATGCAGAGCCAACGAATCGCCGCTTGGAAAGAAGTCGCGCAAAGAATGGCGCACGAGATCAAAAATCCTCTGACTCCGATCCAACTTTCCGCTGAAAGAATTCGTAGAAAGATGAAGTCCGAAAATTGGGAGCAATTTCACGAAGTCGTGGAAAGCGGAACCGACACGATCATAAAACAAGTCCGTGTTTTGGAACACTTAGTAAACGAGTTCTCCGATTTTGCTCGAATGCCCGCGCCAAAACTCATCAATCAAAACTTAGAACCGATCATCCTGGAAGCCGTTAAACTTTTCGAACATACACCGCAAATCAAGATTGAAACAAGAATCGCAAAATCTTTTCCGCAACTTTTTTTGGATCAAAAGATCATTCTTCGGGTTTTGACAAACCTCATTAAAAATTCCATAGAAGCGATCGAAAGAAAACGAGAAAAGGAGGAACTTCCGGATTATGTGGGTTCGATTCTGATCGGCGCTTCGATTAGCAGAAAGATTATGCGAAGGGTGGCGATCATTTCGATCGAAGACAACGGAATCGGCATATCACCCGAGCTGAAACAAAAAGTATTCGAACCGTATTATTCCACGAAAAACAACAACACATCGGGAATCGGCCTTGCGATCGTACAGAAAAGTGTGATTGACCACAACGGGCATATCTCGATAGATTCTTCCGGTATGGGCGGTTGTCGTTTCCAAATCGAGCTACCGGTTTCTTAAAACGTAATGAAAATTTTTATCGCTGACGACGAACCTGAAATCAGAAAATCTCTGAAAGAAATTTTAGAAGACGAAGGTTTCGAAGTCGAAACCTTTTCGACCGGAAAGTCTCTCCTCAAACAACTCAAAGGCGAACGACCGTCTCTCATTCTTCTCGACGTTTGGCTCGGCAAAGAAGATGGGATCGTAGTTTTGGACGAATGTAAAAAACTCTATCCGACCCTTCCGATTCTTATGATTTCCGGCCACGGTACGATTGAAATCGCCGTCGCCGCGACCAAAAAAGGAGCGGTGGATTTTTTAGAAAAACCTCTTTCCATCGAAAAAGTGCTTCAGGCGATCGAAAACGTCGTTCAACCCGAAGAGAAAAATCAAAACGCCGAAATCAAATTAGAATATGATGAGATACTAGGTAACTCTCCCGCGATCCAAAAAGTAAAATTTGCGATAGCGCAAGCCGCGTCCACGAACGCCCGCGTTTTTATCTACGGAGAAAACGGAACTGGAAAGGAACTCGTAGCCAAAACCATATTCATGAATTCAAAACGAAAGGATCAACCCTTTGTGGAAATGAACTGCGCGGCCATCCCGGAAGAGTTGATCGAATCCGAACTTTTCGGTTTTACCAAAGGCGCGTTTACCGGAGCTACGGATTCCAGAATCGGAAAATTCGAGGCCGCGAACGGAGGAACCTTATTTTTAGACGAGATCTGCGACATGTCGCTTTCGACTCAGGCGAAAGTATTACGAATCTTGCAAGAACAACGTTTCGAAAAATTAGGAAGCACTGAAACGATCACCGTCGACGTTCGAATCATTGCGGCGACCAACATTCCGGTCGAAGAAGCGATCCGAGACGGAAAATTTCGAGAAGACCTTTACTATCGCTTGAATGTGATTCCGATCACGATCCCTCCTTTGAGAGAAAGAACCTCCGACATTCCCTTACTCGTGGATTATTATATCGCTAAAACCTTGGAAGAAAACAACCTTCCACCGAAAAAAATCGAATCCGAAGCGGTCTCGATTCTTCAAAATCATTTTTGGCCAGGAAACATACGAGAACTCAAAAACATCATGGAACGACTTTGTATTATGACCGTGGGTTCTACGATCTCGGCAAACGACGCAAGGGACGCGCTAAAAGGTTTCAAAACGGCGAACGAAATGGTGGAACTCGGAGATTTCAGAAAGGCAAAAGAAGAATTTGAAAGACAGTATATTATAAAAACATTACAGACGAACGAAGGAAACGTTACAAGAACGTCCAGAGTTCTCGGAATCGAACGTTCCCATTTATACAGAAAGATGAAGTCGCTTAACATTTCTTCGGATCAATACACCGATGGATAAACAAATCCTTACAAGTTTAGGAAGAATCTTAGGCGATCTGCGCTTTTTGATCCAAAAAAAACAAATCCCGATTCTTCAATTCGCTGGAGAAAAACCTCCCGAAACCACCGAACTCGTCTGGAAAGAAGACTGGCATCCGGGAGAAAAACAGCACGACCTTCAACTCGAAGCCGAAGGAATCCAAGTTCGGCGACCCGCTCGGGCCGCGGAAAGAAATTTCACGTGCAGACTTTGTACGGATCGAATCAGTGCGGTTCGAAACTTTCTAATCAAGGGAAGAAAACCTGTATTAGTACTTCATTATACGGGAGAAATCGCTCCGGGAAGACCTTCCTTTTCTAAAACTTCTCCGGATCAGATCTTTAGAACGAAGGACGCGGAAGAACTTTTCGGAAGAATGATCCAAAAACAATTCGGCTTTAGTCATCAGGAATTCTACTATCAAGAATATCCGGCTTGTATCTTTGCCCATTCCAAATCCAACGCGGAAGACTGGAAGCTCAGAACTGAAAAGTGCGAAACCCAAGTCAAGGAAACGATAGAATCCGAAAAGATCAAAGGAATCATCCTCTTGGGAACGAGTGCGATCGCCGTCTACGGAAAGGAAAAAGCCCTGGAGATGATGGGAAGAACATTAGACTTCCTTCCTGGAATTCCAATGGTAGTCTTACGTTCACCGGAAGCTATCTCCGCAATCGAAACCAAACGGAAAAACTTTTCAGGTTCGAAAGAATCCTTCGAATTCGAGACGATCAAAAAAGAAGAGATCTCCATCAAGGAAAGTATTCTTTCCCAACTCGCGCTCTTTCAGACGAAACTCAAGGACGTACTTTGATCTATTACGCCGAAGTAGCGTTCGATCTTCCGATCGAGGAAGACACGTTCACCTACGAGGTTCCCCCCGGTACAAAAGTTGGGGTTCGTGTTCACGCAAAGTTGCGCAATCGGGAAGAAGAGGGCATCATCGTTTCCGTTCACCAAAACGAACCGAACTACAAGGTTCTGTCCGTGGATAAGATCATCGATAAAACTCCGATTCTTCTCCAAGAACAGATCGACTTGGCGCATTGGATGAAGGATCAATACATCGCTTCTTTGGGAGAATGTATCTACAAGATGATTCCCGCTGGAAGAAGACAGGTCAAACTCGAAAGTTTCCCTTCGGACGCGGAAGGCAAACCCGTAAAACTGAACGAAGAACAAGATGTCGCTTATCAAAATATAGTTTCGACTTTCGGTCAAACTGCGGTTCATCTTCTGTTCGGAATCACAGGTTCCGGAAAAACGGAAGTCTACATTCATCTCATCCAAAAAATTTTGGAAAGTTCGGATCGATCCGTGATTCTTCTCGTTCCGGAAATCAGTTTGACCTTTCATATCATTCGAAAACTGGAACTCATCTTTCCGGGTCAACTCGCGGTATTACATTCCGCCCTGAAGGTTTCCGAAAAATTCAAGGCTTACAACGAACTTCTCACTGGCAAAAAAAGAATCGCTGTGGGCACAAGAAGCGCGGTATTCGCACCCGTTTCGAACGTGGGTCTGATCATCATAGACGAGGATCATGATTCTTCCTTCAAAGAACATTCGAGTCCGAGATACCATGCAAGACAAGTCGCGATGCAGAGATGCAAAACAAACAACGCTGTTCTCGTGATGGGAACCGCAACGCCCTCCTTGGAGATTTATCATCTCGCAAAGGAAGGAAAGATTCATCTTCATACACTCACCAAACGGCCCGAAGGTGTGATGCCTCCGACGGTTCGAATCGTGGAGAATCAAAAAGAATCCAACGTTCTCAGCTCGGAACTTTCCTTTGCGATCAAACAACGTTTGAAAAAAAAGGAGCAGGTGATTCTTCTTTTGAATCGAAGGGGTTACAGCCCTCTGATCTATTCTCCTGCGACATCGTCCTACGTTCCTTGTCCGAATTGTACGACCAATCTTTGTTATCATAAAAAAGGGACCGCGATCTGTCATCTCTGCGGCCACACAGAAACGTTAGATTCTCTTGAAAAGAGAATGGGGGAAACCCTGACTCTCAAAGGAACGGGAACCCAAAAGCTGGAGGAGAATCTTCTCGAAGCGTTTCCTCAGACTCGAGTCGAACGACTCGATCAGGATTCGATCCAGGATCGAAGTTTGTTAAACGAAGTCATATCCCGTCTTCTCGGGGGAGAAATAGACATTCTCACCGGAACCCAGATGATCGCAAAAGGTCTGGATGCGTCCCAAGTCACATTAGTCGGCGTTTTAAATGCGGGGATCGGCCTCGGTCTTCCGGACTTCAGGGCCAATGAAAGAGTCTTTTCGCTTTTGACACAAGTGGCAGGAAGGGCCGGACGATCGAAACTCAAAGGCGAGGTCCTCATAGAAACGAACGCTCCCGACCATCCGGTCATTCAGATGGCGATGACCCAAGACTATATTCAATTTTATGAATGGGAAATTCCGGTTCGAAAAGAATTGTTCTATCCGCCGTTCTCCCGTTTGATCCGAATCGTTTCGAGATCCAAAGAAGAGGGCGCGTCCTTGGAAACGATCGAACTGGTCTTCCACGCTCTTAAAAAATTTTTTCCTTCGAAAGATACGGTTCTGCTCGGCCCGGCTCCTTGCCCGTTCTATAGAATCGATTCCAATTTTCGAAATCATATCATTCTGAAAACTTCTTCGATCCAATATTGGAGAGAGATCATCAAAAAAGAAGTTCGTCCTTTGAAACTCTCTAAAAAAGTTTATCTTGAAATCGACTTTGATCCCTTAGATTTGGTGTAATATGAAAATCGGATACTTTGGAACCCCGGAACATTCCGCAGAGCTCTTGAAAGCGTTGATCGACTCGAAGATCGCCGAAGTTCTTTTTGTAGTCACCAATCCGGATCGTGCCAAGGGAAGAAGCAGAACTCCCGAACACGGACCCGTAAAAAAAATCGCACTCGAACACGGACTTCCCGTGTTTCAGTATGAATCCATCAAAAAAGAAAAGGAACAAGCTCTTCAAGACTTCGGTTCCTTTCCGGCCGATCTCTTTATCGTCTTTGCTTACGGATCGATTCTTCCTTCCGAAGTTTTTCAACATCCGCCGCTTGGATCGATCAACTTACATGGTTCTTTACTTCCCGATCTTCGCGGAGCGTCTCCGGTGCAGACCGCGCTTTGGAAGGGTTATACAAAATCCGGAATCACGATCCAATACATCACAGAGAAGATGGACGAAGGAGATATCATCGCTTCCCAAGAAGTGGACGTAACGCCCGAGGACGATACGGGAACTCTCATGGACAAGATTACGCAAGCGGGAATCAGGACGGTTCTTACCTTACTTCGGGAATTCGACGGAAAACCGTTTTCAGCGACTCCGCAAGATTCTTCCCAAGCAACCTATTGCGGAAAGATCAAAGCGGAAGATAGAATTCTGGATTGGTCTTTGAACGCGGAAGATCTTCACAACCGAATCCGGGCGCTCTTTCCGGACGCGGTGGCGACGACTCAGTTCCGAGAGAAACGACTCAATATACTAAAAACCAGGATTTCCGAATTCCCTGCGGAACTTCCGCCTGCGCCTGGCAAATTGAAACGATTGGACAAAAAAGGCCTTCTTACGCAGTGTGGTGATGGTAGATTTTTGGAAATTCTGGAATTGCAACCGGAAAACAAGAACAGGATGTCCTCATCCGATTTTCTCAACGGTTTCAGAATCCAAGAAGGGGAAACATTCGGGTGAATCAGGAACAAATCAAAGAGAAATACCTTCCGATCGGAGGTTATATCTTATTCTTAGCGGCTGGTCTTTTATTATTCTTCAGCGCCGCATTCTTAGTCGTATTCGTTAGAACCAAAAGTACAGCGAAGGTGATCGTTCCCGATCTGGTCGGAAAGTCTTATCCCGAAGTTCACAACGAACTCAATCGCCTTCAGTTGAAGGTGCGTCTAGAAAACAAACGGTATCCGGACAAAACGGACGGAATCATTCTCTATCAATCCATTCGTCCGGGAAGAGAAATCGAAGCCGGAAGTAAAATTGTTCTCGCGGTCAACACGGGAGTGGATCGACTTCTTGTTCCCGACGTCCGTGGACAGTCCATTGATTCCGCAAGAGCCAATCTGCAAAAAGTTCTCGCCGGAGAAACGTACGTAGAATTACAAATCGGTGGGATCACTTATATCGAACCACAAGCCGACCAACTTCCAAACACGGTCATCGATCAAATCCCGGAACCGGGGAAGAATACGACCTCTCGAGAAAAAGTATTCTTACTCGTGACCAAGGCGCCTTCCAAAACAAAAGAAGAATTTGCACCGACTTCTTTTCAAGGCGCTTCCTTTCCTCTCGTTCAAAAAAGCTTAACTCGTTCCGGAATCAAAAGTAGGGTAGAAGAAATCATCAGCACAAGAGTTCGCACTGAAAACGGACTCATTCAATCTGCGAGAATGGAAGGAGACGAGATTCGTTTTAAAGTATTCTACTTCGAACCGGAACTCGCGGTCGAAAGCGGATACGAACTTTTCTCTTACGAGGTTGGAGACAACGGAGAATACAAGGCGGTCGTCAAACCGGAAAACCAAGACGTGGCCGATGTCCTCACGCTTCCGGTGAGTCTCAAAGACGGAGAAAAGTTTCAGACCGTATTCTATAGAAAAGGAAGCGTAAAGTTGACACTTCTCGACGCAACCGATTCCAAAGTAAAATCCAAATCCTACGAGAGCGAACTTTGAAAATTTCCGCATCCATCTTAGCTACAAAACTCACGGAACTCGGAAAGACCGTTCCCGATTACGATCCTTCCGCGATCGATCTCATGCACATGGACGTCATGGACGGAAACTTCGTTCCTCAGATCAGCTTCGGAGAAGCCCTGAGCAAGGAAGTAAAAGCACTCACTTCGATTCCTTTGGATGTGCATCTTATGGTTTCCAAACCGGAAAACCACGTTTCCAAATACTACGAACTGAGTCCCTATTGTATTACGTTTCATATCGAAACCACCGATTTTCCGGTGCGTTTGGCTCAGGAAATCAAATCCCACGGAACCAAGGTGGGAGTTTCTCTGAATCCCGGAACGACCGTTTCTTCTTTGGAAAACGTTCTTCCTTATATCGATTTGATTCTTCTCATGACCGTGGAACCTGGATTTTACGGGCAAAAGTTTATCGTGAACGGAATGGAAAAAATCCGCAAAGCGAAAGAACTCATCGGTTCCAGACCGATCGAACTCGAAGTGGACGGCGGAGTCAACGATACCAATATCCAAGAGCTCAAGAAGAATGGGGTGGACATCGTAGTGGTTGGGGCTGGACTTTATAAAACCGGAAACCCGGTGGAGAACGCGAAACATCTCAAATCCCTGGCAAAATCCTAAACCTGCATTTTTGTCGGATCATTTCTTGACAGAGGGACATATTGTCCAATATTGGTAAAAATCATGCATTCTTTTTCCGTACTATTATTGTAGGGAAAAAATGATAAAAGGAAAACGATCCCTTGGTAAAGCTTAGATTACAAAGAACTGGAACCAAACACGACCCTCATTATAGAATTGTTGCCGCGGATAGCAGAGCGCCGAGAGACGGAAAATTCGTAGATATCGTTGGTCACTACCATCCAGCACAAATCAAAGAACAGACTACCTTCCATAAGGAAAAAATTCTTACTTGGCTGAAAAACGGAGCGCAACCTACAGGAACCGTTTTGAACCTGTTTAAGAGCGCTGGAATTTGGGCTGAATACAAAACAACCCTGAAGAAGTAATGGAAGAATTGCTGAAGTACATCGTTGCTTCTCTTGTTGAATTTCCCGAAGAAATCGTAATTCGGGAAATCGAAGGAGAAGAACAGAACATCATCGAACTTCGCGTTTCCCCAAAAGACGTGGGAAAAGTAATCGGTAAGAACGGTCGTATTGCAAAGTCCCTGCGCGCGATTCTTACTGCGGCTTCCGTAAAAGCAGGAAAAAACTTCTCGCTCGAAATCATTGA
Above is a genomic segment from Leptospira stimsonii containing:
- a CDS encoding sigma-54-dependent transcriptional regulator — its product is MKIFIADDEPEIRKSLKEILEDEGFEVETFSTGKSLLKQLKGERPSLILLDVWLGKEDGIVVLDECKKLYPTLPILMISGHGTIEIAVAATKKGAVDFLEKPLSIEKVLQAIENVVQPEEKNQNAEIKLEYDEILGNSPAIQKVKFAIAQAASTNARVFIYGENGTGKELVAKTIFMNSKRKDQPFVEMNCAAIPEELIESELFGFTKGAFTGATDSRIGKFEAANGGTLFLDEICDMSLSTQAKVLRILQEQRFEKLGSTETITVDVRIIAATNIPVEEAIRDGKFREDLYYRLNVIPITIPPLRERTSDIPLLVDYYIAKTLEENNLPPKKIESEAVSILQNHFWPGNIRELKNIMERLCIMTVGSTISANDARDALKGFKTANEMVELGDFRKAKEEFERQYIIKTLQTNEGNVTRTSRVLGIERSHLYRKMKSLNISSDQYTDG
- the priA gene encoding replication restart helicase PriA yields the protein MIYYAEVAFDLPIEEDTFTYEVPPGTKVGVRVHAKLRNREEEGIIVSVHQNEPNYKVLSVDKIIDKTPILLQEQIDLAHWMKDQYIASLGECIYKMIPAGRRQVKLESFPSDAEGKPVKLNEEQDVAYQNIVSTFGQTAVHLLFGITGSGKTEVYIHLIQKILESSDRSVILLVPEISLTFHIIRKLELIFPGQLAVLHSALKVSEKFKAYNELLTGKKRIAVGTRSAVFAPVSNVGLIIIDEDHDSSFKEHSSPRYHARQVAMQRCKTNNAVLVMGTATPSLEIYHLAKEGKIHLHTLTKRPEGVMPPTVRIVENQKESNVLSSELSFAIKQRLKKKEQVILLLNRRGYSPLIYSPATSSYVPCPNCTTNLCYHKKGTAICHLCGHTETLDSLEKRMGETLTLKGTGTQKLEENLLEAFPQTRVERLDQDSIQDRSLLNEVISRLLGGEIDILTGTQMIAKGLDASQVTLVGVLNAGIGLGLPDFRANERVFSLLTQVAGRAGRSKLKGEVLIETNAPDHPVIQMAMTQDYIQFYEWEIPVRKELFYPPFSRLIRIVSRSKEEGASLETIELVFHALKKFFPSKDTVLLGPAPCPFYRIDSNFRNHIILKTSSIQYWREIIKKEVRPLKLSKKVYLEIDFDPLDLV
- the fmt gene encoding methionyl-tRNA formyltransferase, which codes for MKIGYFGTPEHSAELLKALIDSKIAEVLFVVTNPDRAKGRSRTPEHGPVKKIALEHGLPVFQYESIKKEKEQALQDFGSFPADLFIVFAYGSILPSEVFQHPPLGSINLHGSLLPDLRGASPVQTALWKGYTKSGITIQYITEKMDEGDIIASQEVDVTPEDDTGTLMDKITQAGIRTVLTLLREFDGKPFSATPQDSSQATYCGKIKAEDRILDWSLNAEDLHNRIRALFPDAVATTQFREKRLNILKTRISEFPAELPPAPGKLKRLDKKGLLTQCGDGRFLEILELQPENKNRMSSSDFLNGFRIQEGETFG
- a CDS encoding PASTA domain-containing protein, coding for MNQEQIKEKYLPIGGYILFLAAGLLLFFSAAFLVVFVRTKSTAKVIVPDLVGKSYPEVHNELNRLQLKVRLENKRYPDKTDGIILYQSIRPGREIEAGSKIVLAVNTGVDRLLVPDVRGQSIDSARANLQKVLAGETYVELQIGGITYIEPQADQLPNTVIDQIPEPGKNTTSREKVFLLVTKAPSKTKEEFAPTSFQGASFPLVQKSLTRSGIKSRVEEIISTRVRTENGLIQSARMEGDEIRFKVFYFEPELAVESGYELFSYEVGDNGEYKAVVKPENQDVADVLTLPVSLKDGEKFQTVFYRKGSVKLTLLDATDSKVKSKSYESEL
- the rpe gene encoding ribulose-phosphate 3-epimerase; the protein is MKISASILATKLTELGKTVPDYDPSAIDLMHMDVMDGNFVPQISFGEALSKEVKALTSIPLDVHLMVSKPENHVSKYYELSPYCITFHIETTDFPVRLAQEIKSHGTKVGVSLNPGTTVSSLENVLPYIDLILLMTVEPGFYGQKFIVNGMEKIRKAKELIGSRPIELEVDGGVNDTNIQELKKNGVDIVVVGAGLYKTGNPVENAKHLKSLAKS
- the rpsP gene encoding 30S ribosomal protein S16, with the protein product MVKLRLQRTGTKHDPHYRIVAADSRAPRDGKFVDIVGHYHPAQIKEQTTFHKEKILTWLKNGAQPTGTVLNLFKSAGIWAEYKTTLKK
- a CDS encoding KH domain-containing protein — protein: MEELLKYIVASLVEFPEEIVIREIEGEEQNIIELRVSPKDVGKVIGKNGRIAKSLRAILTAASVKAGKNFSLEIID